The genomic DNA AGGCTCACGAACAATTAGCCGCTGGCGAAATTACGCGTGACCAAGAAATTGAAATCCAGCATGCTGAAATCAAACGGGTCGTCGCTGAACAAGTTAAACTTGGGCTCAAGGCCGTGACCGATGGCGAATTTTCACGCAGCTGGTGGCACTTAGACTTTCTCTGGGGATTAAATGGCGTTGATAAATACGATTATCACCAAAGCTATAAATTCAAGGGCGACCACACTCGGACAGATAACGCTGAACTTATTGGCAAAGTCGCGTATAATCCCGACCACCCGTTCTTTGCTGCCTTTGAATACTTACAATCAATCGTGCCCGCCGGTGTACTCGCTAAACAAACAATCCCATCACCAACCATGTTATTCCGCGATAATCGGAGTGACAATTGGACCAAATTCTATGATAGCTGGGACGCTTATTTAGATGATCTCGCCCAAGCATACCACGACACGATTCAACATTTTTACGACCTTGGCTGTCGCTACATTCAGTTAGATGATACGACGTGGGCCTTCTTGATCAGCAAACTTAATGACCCTGAAGCTGACCACGCGACCTATACTAAGTGGGCGACCGATGCCGTCAAAGTGATCAACGCAGCCTTAGCTGACCTACCGGACGACTTGACCGTCACGACCCACATCTGCCGGGGTAACTTTAAGTCCACGTACCTCTTCTCGGGCAGTTACGACGTGGTCGCACCCTACCTTGGCCAGCTTAACTATGATGGGCTGTTCTTAGAATATGATAACGAACGGGCGGGTGGCTTCGAAGTCTTAGACCAGATTTGGAATCACGATGATCACAAACGAATCGTTCTTGGCCTGGTCACTTCTAAGTTTCCAGAACTTGAAAAAACCGCTGTGATCAAGGAACGAATTCAAGCTGCAACCACTAAGGTCCCGTTGTCTAACCTCGCGCTATCGACCCAATGTGGCTTTGCCTCAACTGAAGAAGGCAATCAGTTGACTGAAGCCCAACAGTGGGCCAAGCTGGCACTAGTCATTGGTACGGCTAAGGAAGTCTGGCCAGAATCCTAATTGAATAACCAAAAAGATCGCGAATCAAACGATGATTTTCAAGCCTAGTTGCTTTAAAAGTCATCCAGATTCGCGATCTTTTTAATTACCGGTTAAACCGGGTCCGCCACCGTGCCAAGCGCGGCGTCGCAGTAGCCGTTTTAGTCGCCTTAGCAGGCATGTTCAATAGAATCACACCCGTAATAATGGCCATGAATCCCAGCGTCTTCAAACCCGTCAAGATTTCGCCAAACGCCCAAATTCCAATCAAGCCGGTCGCAGCTGTGCCGACCCCGGCCCAGATTGCATAACCAACACTCAGTGGAATCTTACTCAATGCCCGTGAAAAACTAAAAATCGCCAGGCCGTATAGTAACATGCCCACAATCCCAATCAAGGGGTACTTAAATCCAGCTGATAACTTCAACAAGCTGGTCCCCGCAATTTCAACGCCAATCGCAATAACTAATTGAATCCATGCACGCATCATCATTCCCCCTTGATTTAAATGTTTAGTAAAATCGCCCCGACCACGATTGCAATTAAGCCACTCAACCGTGAAAGACTGAGCCGTTCGCGGTAAACGACGACCGCTAAAATAACGGTTGCAAACGTGCCCAGTCCAGCCCACATGGCATACGTCACCCCTAACGGCAGGCGTTGCATTGCAAGCGTTACAAGGACTAACGAACTAAAATACCCAACCAACACCATTATCGTTGGTATTAAGTTCCGAAAACCGTTTGCGCGCTTTAAGAAAAAGCTCCCTAAAACTTCCATGAAAATGCCACCAAATAATAACCCGTATGCCATCTTAATCACCTCACTAAAAATTTCGTTGTCCTACTATTCTACGGAAGTTTATTTAAAAAGGCAATCAAAAGATACGCCTGGCTGATTACAGTTTGATGACAAAAATAAAGCCTGTTCTGCACTAGGCTACTGCGAGCTAGCCAGTTAATTTCAAAACTTTTGTTAGCTTAGCGGCGGTGACTAGTTCAGATAAAAAATTGTACGTACTAGCTACCATTCGGATACCCGCCTACTTTGGAAACCTTTTCGCCATTACCACATCAAATTGTAGAGAACTGTATTTAAAGCGTTACCTGTGAATTAAATACGGTTCTCTCCCCCACATCTATAGCAAAAAAGGACCAGCTCGTCAGCCAGTCCCCACAGTCATCCTTAAATATATAAATAAATTGAGAAAAACATCAACGTCGTCCCCACCATCACGAATAGATGCCAAATAACGTGCAAATATTTAATCCGTGGGAAACTATATAGTAAGGCGCCCAAGGTAAAGGCGACGCCCCCAGCAACTAATAACCAAAAGCCCGTGACGCCTAAATGGTCCCATAACTGCCGACCACCGGCCAAACACATCCACCCCATCAGCACATAAATGACTGTTTCGACCTTTTTCAGGCGTCCCGGCCACACGGCATTAACCGTAATCCCAGCAATCGCCAAAGTCCAAATCGTTAACAAGATCGTCCAGCCCAACCAACCTTTGATCGCCAGTAAACTATACGGTGTGTAGGTTCCGGCAATCAGTACGTACACACCACTGTGATCGAAGATGCGAAAAACTTCGCGGGCGCGCGTAAAATATAACCCGTGGAATAACGTCGAACACGTATACAATACAAATAGTGAGCAGCCATAAATAATAAACGCCGCCCATTCTAGAGGCTGACCATCCGCATATGCCTTGAGCATCAAGAAGACAAATGCAACGATACTTAAAATAATCCCAATCCCATGTGTCACTGAGTTGAGGACTTCATTTGTTATTTGATATTGTCGTGCCGACTGTGCCATGTTAATCACCTCAGATTTATTATTGACACTAGCATACCATCACATAGTGTAAATATCAATACATCTAGTTTACGAAACTAGGTAATTAATAAAAACATAACTAGTTCAAAAATAGCACCACGAAATTAGCCATTTCTTGGTGCCATACTAAACACAATCCTATATTCAAAGTCATCTCATCGTGCGGTCCTCCAGGCCATGGGTGTCTAAATCCTACCCGATCGCCCACGCGGCACTTACCACTCATCATAACTGATCCGTGGTAACACCTATTCGACCTAATTATCGGCTTCTTCAGCGTGAGCTGCGACCTGCTGAAAAATACTAATGATATGTTTATCGGCCAACTGGTAGTGCACGTTACGGCCACTACGCGTCCCCACAACTAATTTTAATTGTTTGAGGACCGTTAACTGATGAGACACATTCGACTGCGTCAGGGCTAATCCTGTCGCCAATTCACCCACACTCAGCTTAGATACGGCCAGTGCGTAGATGATTCTGGCGCGGGTTGGATCACCCAACGCCTTAAAAATCGCGGTGATCCGATTGAGCTCAGCAGTCGGTGGCATCAGCTCGGCCAACCGTTCGACGATCATTTCATGGTCCATTTCATTTTCCATCATAAACTCCAATTTCTAATTGAGATTGTCATGTAAGCGTGTTACAATACACATGAACAGACATTCATATGCTTGTTCATTCATATTTAAATTATAGCCATAACAAGGATAAATTCAACTAAGAAGTAGGTGATTCATATGGCACACAGCCATCAAATACAACAACAGACCAGTGCCTTCAAGATTGGCGTCGCGTTAAATACCGCCTTCATTGTTTTAGAAGCCGGCTACGGTTTTGCGAGCGGCTCATTGGCCTTGGTCGCCGATGCGGGACATAATCTCAGTGACGTCCTCGGTTTACTGATCTCCTGGCTGGCAATCTGGCTTGGACAAAAAAGCGCCAACGACAAGTACACATATGGGTACAAAAGCTCATCAATCTTGGCCGCCCTCTTCAATGCCGTCTTTTTGTTAGTCGCCATTGGGGCCATTTCAGTCGAAGCCATCCAACGCCTCAGTAATCCCGGCCCCGTTGCAGAATGGGACGTCATCATCGTCGCCGCTGTCGGAGTTGTTATTAACGGTTTTACTGCATTGCTCTTTATGAAGGGGCAAAAACACGATCTTAATATTAAGGGCGCGTTTCTCCACATGGCCGCCGACGCCGGGGTTTCAGTCGGTGTGGTGATTGCCGGCTTCGTTATTTTGAAGACTGGCTGGTTCTGGCTTGATCCTGTCGTTTCCCTGATTATTGCGGTTGTCATCTTAATCGGTACTTGGGGCTTATTACGAGATGCGATGAATTATTCACTGGAAGCTGTACCGAACAATGTTGACCGCCAAGCAATTGCTGACTACTTGACTAGCCAACCCACGGTCAACCAGATTCACGATTTGCACATTTGGGGTATGAGCACTACTGAAACGGCCATGACCGTCCATCTCTGTCGCTCAACATTAGCTGACAATAATGCTTTTTTGGAGCAATTGAATAAGGACCTGAGTGCCCGATTCCCGTTGACTCACATCACGATTCAGATTGAACTTGGTAAGGTGGACTATGAGACGACAGATAGTTCGATTTAGTCTAGCAAAAAATGAATAAGGATACACTAAAAATAACAATGTTTCGGTGATGATACCGACATTGTTATTTTTGTTTTCCCGTAATGTCTGAATTTACTAGGCAATTACTTTTGCTGGCTTTGCAAATAACAGTTTATTCATTAAATGCATAAAAATTTATTTTTATCGAAATATATTGCATTAATAGTCACTGACAACTATACTAAATGTAATTCAAAGGTGTGGAGGAACTCAGTTATGAAATTTTTAGGGCATTGGGGATTATTTAGTATTATATTATTATTCGGGTGTTTAACATACGGACGTCCCGTCCATGCGGATACCGATGCATCTCTAGCCCACGTTCAAGCCAAGGGCACCCTAGTTATGGGCACTTCACCTAACTATCCACCCTACGAATTTCAAATTAATAAACACGGCAAGTCCCAAATTGTCGGAATGGATATTGAAATTGGCAAACAAATTGCCAAGGATCTCGGTGTGAAGCTTGTGGTTAAGAAATTATCATTCGATTCATTACTACCTGCCTTAACAACCGGCAAGGTCGACATCATTTTATCAGGGATGAGTCCGACCCCCGCCAGACGTAAAAGCGTTAATTTTACCAACATCTATTACACAGAAGGCGAATCTATCTTACTTAATAAAACTGAACACAACAAATATCCAACAAAATCGGCATTCAATGGTCAAAAAGTTGCCGCTGAAACGGGCACATTGCAGTACAACTTAATCAAACAACAGATGCCGAATGCCAAACTAATTGGTATGAGTAGTGCAGCTAATCTGATTCTTGCGCTTAAGACTCACAAAGTTGCTGCTGTCGTCAAAGGAACAGCATCCGCCACGGCCTATGCTAAAAACGATCCTAATTTGGTTGCCGTTAATGGCCATTTTAAGACTAGTAGTGCCCAGGCCGGCAATGCGATTGCACTTCCGAAGGGCGCTCAAAGTTTGACCGCCGCAATCAATCAGTCCTTGGCAAAAATTAAACACCAGCACCTCATTCAACGGCAATACCTGAAAACTGCCGGTAAATACTTAAAAGTCAACACAGCAGACACTTCAATGTGGCACTACCGACACTATTTTCTCCGAGGATTGGAATATACGCTACTGATTGCACTAATCGGAATTATTGGCGGCAGTATTCTTGGATTGTGCTTGGCACTATTGCGCTTTAATCGCTTGCTCCCTCTACGCTGGTTTGCAACAGCCTACGTAGAATTTGTCCGTGGTACCCCACTCATGGTCCAAATTATGTTTGTCTACTTTGGGATCGGAATGCTGGTCGATGTTTCAGCACTCACTGCTGGGATAATTGCAATTGTCTTAAACAGCGCTGCCTATCTAAGTGAAATTATTCGGGGTGGCATTCAGGCCGTTGATGTTGGTCAATCTGAAGCCGCTGCGAGCTTAGGACTTTCAAAAAATGCTAATATGCGGTATGTCGTTTTACCACAAGCCGTAAAAATTATTTGGCCCGCGCTCGGTAATCAGTTTATCAACTTAATCAAGGACACTTCAATGGTTTCAATCATTGGGATCACCGAATTAATCTATCAAGTCGGGATTGTACAAGCAGACACTTACCGCGGCGTAGCTCCCATTGGTATTGCCATGATTATCTATTTCATTATTTGTTGGCTACTAACACGTTTGTTACATTATTATGAACAACACCTTAATTACGAATAAACGAGATAAACATTACTATCTTCACCTACCCAACGATACCGCAACCTCAGCGGCATCGTTTTTTATGATATTCAATAATATTCGACGTTCGTACGTTAAATTAAGACATTAACGCACATTTTGGCACATATCACACCATTCATTATATAATTTAAGTAATATTTATTAATTCAGATAAACGGTTCACTTAATTCTCAGCTAACCTACTAGGAGGCGCTCACATGACCATCATCAATCGCGTTATCGGCATCATTATCTCGCTTATCTTGTTATGCCAATGGCTAGTTGGCTATCAATTACCAGCTGCAATGGGGTTCTTCTTAGTGGCTTGGCTGATTGGCCTGGTGACGATGTGGCTGTTACCAGACACGACAGCTGCCAACTAATAGTCATGTCGCAGATAACAAAATCAAATCACCCTACAACACGTTGCAAGATCGTTACTTACTCTTGCGACGTGTTTTTGCTATTTTCACCAGCACTTAGAAAACGTTGAGACTAGTTCTAGGTTCGATACGCCATCATCACCAATTATTCAAACTTTTTCTTTACACCTTACGCTCAATTGCAAACTTGCTCTTCGTATTGCCGCTGCATGGTAATATGCCGAATAACGAGCCGATGAAACTAATAACCACTCCGGATTAAAACGGCCACCTTGCATGTATTCACACTCCGAATATTCCTACTCACAAAAATACACAGGGATAGACGATCAAACAAAAAAGGCTAGCATCCGCCAGCCTAATTCTGACTAATTCAGTTTAATCAATCCCGCCGCCAACAAAAACATGTGGGTGACGACTGGACCGACAAAGGTAAAACCATGCCGATGTAAATCCTTCGCAACCCGGGCACCGAGGGGCGAGCGCGTCGGTAATTCATCATCGGGGGCCGGCATAATGACCGGCGTCGCATCGACAAACGCCCACAGGTAGTTACTAAAGCTACCATACTCGGCCTGTAACTGTTGAATGGCACGCGCATCCTGAATAATTGCACGTAACTTACGCCCATTGTGCATCACTTTGGGCGTAATCATCAACCGTTCAAAATCCGGCTCATCCATGGCAGCGACAGCATCCACACGTAATCCCGCCATGTGTTGTCGCAACACTGGTAACTGACTGGCGGCGACTCGCCAGCCCAAGCCGACTTGCAAGATACCGACCACTAATAATTCAAATAAGACGTGGTCATCATGCGTAGGCGTACCAAAGTAAGCATCATAATCTACGACCCCGTTAGCCGTAATATCGTTAAAATCATCTGGGCTAATCATTATTAGATAACCAATAGCCATTCTCAATCCGCCCTAACAGCGTGATCAATTGTTTGGTTTCAGCCACATCATGGACCCGAATGATTCGGCCACCCTTAAGCATCATTGCCGCTTCGGTCACCAACGTCATCGGTAACCGATCTTCCTTCTTCAATCCTAGCAACAAACCTAAGTAGCCTTTCCGCGAAATAGCTACCATCATTGGGCGTCGCAAATAATTAAACTCGTCAATATTTCGCATCATCACGTAATCCTGCTCACCATGTGCAACTTGTGAATAGCCAATCCCTTGATCCAAAGCAATCCGTTCAATATCAATTCCATGGCTTGTGAGCGTTGCCAGATTCTGCTCAAAAAAGTCCCGCATACTGCTCGTCAAATCAGTATACTCCTGCTCACGACTACTATGCATTGTTAGCAAACCAACATGACTGTCAGCCAACAGCTTGAGCTTCCGGGGATCATCCGTAAAGGCATTCACATCATTAATAATGCTGACACCCGCTTCCAAGACGGCTTGCATGACATCGTACTTATAAGTGTCGACTGCTAACACTGCTTCTGGGAATCGTTCCTTGATTGCCCGAATATATGGCAATGTCCGCTCTAATTCGACTTCTGGTGTGACTTCAGTAAAACCAGGCCGCGTCGTTTGTCCGTTCACCTCAATCACATCGGCACCCGCCTGTAACATCTCATCCACGTGGTTGAGCACATCATCCTTAGTCTTGTACTGACCACCATCAAAAAAGGAGTCGGGTGTGATATTCATGATGCCATAAATCATCGGCTTTTTCGTGAGGTTAAAACGATGCTCACCGGCCTGCCAGAAAACATCATATTGTTTCATAATTTGAGTCAATTGAATTTGAACGATTGCTTGATCCGTAAAGACCAGCGACCACTGGTGAGCCAGCTGGCGGCCGGCCGCCTGATTCAATAAAACTGTTAACTGTTCAGGACTAGCCTGAACAACCCCATCTAATTGCTGACAGAGTTGGGTTAATCGGAGTTGCTGCTCCCGATTATAATCACTAAAACGCAAAACTAATTGTTGTTGTCGCTGAACTTGGGCATTCAACGCCTGACTCGCAAAATCCGTTGCTTGTGCTAATGAACTGGTGACATCTTGTACTAACATCTACTCCACCGATCCTTCCAATTTTTAAAGTTTTGTGATTAATTTTAAGGCGGCTTGTCCCCGGTGCGTCAGTGGGATACGCCACGTTGTTGGTAATTCGGCCAGGGTCTTGCCATAGCGTGATAACCAAAAGATGTGATCGAATCCGCCAGAATAGCGACCAATTTGGGATTGCGCGATATAACCAGCGACGGCCGCTTGTACGACCACGATCCGACCATCTGGCCAAGCAGCCGCTAACGTTGCACGCATCACGGCACGCCGCTGAGCACTAGGAACATCGCGTAGCGCCGCTAAAATCGCTTGATTACGATCAGAACCGCCGACTGCCACGCCTAAGTCCCGTGCCGTTGTTACCCCTAATAAATCTGGTAATGCCGGGATTTCTAAGCCACTGTCATCCGCAATGACCGGCACACCTAGTTGTTGCGCGCCAAAACGGGCCTTAGCCACGGCATTGTCACTGTAACTAGTCGTCGTTTCAGTCGGAAAGGTTAGGCGGGGATACCTGGATAAGTACTGGCGAGCGGTTAAGCCGTAGTAATCTAAACAGGCAATCAAATCGCGACTTTTCCCCTCATTATTAGAGGCAATCAACCAAGTATTCATCATTGGCCCAACCCCGGCCAGCCAGCCTGTTGTAACTCACGAATAACGTAAAATGACCCTGTCACAATAATTGCGCTATTAGCTGTCGCTTGTTGCTTTGCTTGGGCCAGTGCGTCCGTAATCGTTGTGGCCGTCAGAATAGTTGGTAGTTGCGCCAAATTGGTCGCCGCCATAAATGCTGGTGTCAACAAGTTCGTGGCCGTTTGCGCCAACTTAGTAGCAGATAACGCTCGCTCGGGATTCGCCGGAGTATTCGTAATGAGGATCTCAGCTGCTGGTAATATTTTAGCAAGCATTTTAGGATAGGCTTTATCTTGCAAGACCCCTACGACCCAAATCAACTGACGATCAGCTAGCAATTGTTTAATACTGGTGACTAGCGCTGTTATACCATCCGGATTATGCGCACCATCGGCAATAATTAATGGCTGTTCCTGCAACACGGTCAGTCGGCCCGGTAAGTTGACATGTTGCAGCCCACGACGAATCGCACCGTTTGTCAAGTTAACTTGTTGCTGTTGCAACACCGCAACCACTGTCAGAACCAGTCGCAAATTTTGTAACTGATAGGTACCGCTCAGCCCGACCGTTAACTGAGTCCAATCAAAGAGCTGACTATGGGCATCAACGACCGTCTGCGTGAGCGTTTGCTCAGTCACCGTCAGTTGCGCGTGTTTAGCGGTCACTAGCCGGACACCTTGATTGAGCGCTTCGGTCTGTAAGACGGCCAGGGCTTCTGAGTATTGGTCATTCAACGTGACAACCGTTGTGTGGGGTTTAATGATCTTAGACTTGTTCTGCGCAATCGCAGTAATCGTGGGCCCAAGAATGGCGGTGTGATCGAGGGCAATCTTAGTAAACACCGTTAGTTGGGGACTAGCTAAAGCGTTAGTCGCATCGTACAAGCCGCCCAAGCCGGCTTCTATGACCGCCCATTGCACGTCTTGATTGCGAAACCAAACGACACTAATGAGAAAAAACCATTCAAAAATAGACACGTCATTAGCATCCAGTCCCATATTTTGCAATACTGGTAAAATCTCATCATACGTATCAATAAATTCTGCCGGGCTAATCCAAGTTCCATTACATTGCAGTTGTTCACGTGCATCATTAATCGCGGGGCTACTAAAGCGCCCAACTTGGTAGCCTTGCGCCCACAAAATACTAGCCAACATGGCTCCCGTAGACCCCTTACCATTAGTTCCCGCAATATGAATGACGTGATAGTAATGGTCGGGGTGACCAAGATGGGCCATGATTCGCCGTAGTAACGGAACGCGCTGATGATTATTAGCAAGCATTGCCTGGTTCAGCTGGGACAATAAGTCTTGATATCGTTGTTCAATTGCCGCTGCGTCCACTCCATCACCTACTTTGCAATTCGTTGTAAAAATTCTCGTTTCAAGTCTAAATCCGTCTTGAATTGGCCACTATAATAGCTACTTTCCGTATGCACACCCGGTTTGCTGACACCCCGCATCTCCATGCACATATGCCGGGCCGTGATTGAGACTGCAATTCCAGCCGGATCAAGAATCCGTTGTAATTCCGTCGCAATCGAAACTGTCAAGCGTTCCTGAACATTGGGCTGTTGACTGCAATAATCGATCAACCGGGGAATTTTGCTTAACCCAATGACCTGTTCATGTTGTGGCACATAAGCAACTTGAACCGTTCCAAAGAACGGCAACAGATGATGCTCACACATTGAATAGAACGGAATATCTTTAAGTAACACCATTTCGGTCGGATTCTCAACCTTGAACAGCTTATAATTGTCAAATGGTGCGGCGGTCTTAGTCGCAAAGACTTCCGCATACATCCGTGCAACTCGTGCTGGTGTTTCGACCAATCCTGGTCGGTCAGGATCTTCACCGACCGCACTTAAAATTTCGCGTACCGCGTGTTCAATCTTTGCTTGGTTCTTCTCATCAATCATCTAACTCACTCACATTTCTTACTTTTTTAATCCAACTCTGATCCTGATTGGCCGCAATCAATTGGGCCACTTGGGGCCCTACCAGTGGATCCGCTCTCGCAATTTCAGCGGTTGGCAGTAACACAAAGTTACGCTTAGCCGCCTGCGCATGCGGAATCGTCAGCACTGGTGTGTTGATTTGCTGATCACCCCAGAAAATAATATCTAAATCAATTGTGCGCGGTCCCCAATGAATCAAGCGCTGGCGGTGACCAGCTTGCTCAATTGTATGTAATTCATCCAATAGTTCGTCCGGGGTTAAGCTAGTTGTCAAGGCCACCGAGACATTGTAAAAGTTCGCTTGATCACGATTACCCCATGGCTGTGTCTCATACCAATGAGATTCAGCAATCACGTTGACGCCATTGACCGCCCGTAATCGACTAAGGGCCTGCTGAATATTTTGGACGCGGGGATGAATATTGGACCCAACACTCAAATAAACTCGTTCTTCACTACTTACCATCCGGCGTCCCCTCCACCTCAATTTCCACATTATCAAAAATTCCGGGCATGGGAACACTGTATTTACGAATCTTAATATTGATCGCATCCACCGTTGGAAAACTCGTTAGTAATGCTTGTAATAAGTGATTTGCTAGCGATTCAATCAACTTGTATGAATGAGTCGTTACAAAGTCATCGACCACGTTGCGCACGACCGCATAATTAATCGTCTCATGGACGTCATCATGTTGAACCTTTGTTTCGATAGGATATTTAATGGCAATATCTAGCCCTAGTTGTTGACCGTTACGACGTTCTTCCGGGAGTACCCCGTTAAACGTGTGAAACCGTAAGTTATTAATTCGAATCATGCCCATAAGTATCCCAGCCTCTTTCTTGCTCATTTTTACTTACAATCATAGCATGAAGGACGATCAATATGATAGTAATCAGCCAAATAACGCCATAAAAACTAGTAATCGTTCGGGAACCGAAAAAAGTGCTGCGTCAAGTATTCAAACCATCAAAAAAAGACGTTTCTGGACTAAAAGCCAGCTACGCCTCCATCTTGATTTACATTTGAATTAAAACCGTGCTTTCCTTTAAGAATCCGCGGTCGTTCCATCATTAAATTTAATCAAATTACTGAGATAATGACTAGTCAAACCAGGAGTCTGCTTAACAATATATGTGGCTAGTGGTGAATGCGCCATTTGCGTCTGAATAAAGTTAGTATTAACTAAATTAGCCAACGATAACGCCACAAAGATAACTAAATAGGTCACAACAAACGACACGACGCCACCCGCAACACTATTGACTTGCTTGATGACTGGCAGCCATGTAATACTCCGTGAAACCCGACCCAGTAAACGAATGACCGACCAGCCTAACGAAATTAACACAAAGAAGGCCACCAAGTTAATAATCAGGGTACTAACAACTGAAGCGTCAATTAAATGTAAATTTGCCAAAAAATTACTAATCATCGTTCCAAAAGGCTGATAAAGTAGTCGCGCAAATAATAATACTACCACAGTACCAATCAAATGCAGCATCTCAATCACAAATCCACGGTGAAACCCGCGAAAAATTGCGCTTGCTAGTAAAATTAAAATCACAATCGTAAATATCATCTGCGTTCCCCGCCTTCCGTTTTTCAGGTACGCTTATTCTACCAGCTTTTTACTACAAGCGGTTAGTTTTAACCTAGTCTAAACCATATCTTAAAGACTTGACGACTGCGGCTTCTTTCGGTAAAGTTAACAGTAATGGTTACGATTTAAAGAAAATGGGGTTACAAAACATGGTTAACCGACGGATATGGATTTATTTGGCATTACTACTAGGAATCGGTGGACTATTGGCCGGTTGTCAAAGTACGTCAGCTCCTAGTAAAGCGACTAATAACAAAATTAATATTATGGCTAGCCTCGACTTTTACGGTCAGACAGCTAAAGCAGTAGCAGGAAAGTATGGTCAAGTGACATCAATTATTGATCGACCGAGTGTTGACCCACACGATTACGAGCCAACCGTCAGTACAGCCAAACAAGCTAGTAGCGCGC from Lactiplantibacillus paraplantarum includes the following:
- the folK gene encoding 2-amino-4-hydroxy-6-hydroxymethyldihydropteridine diphosphokinase, which encodes MVSSEERVYLSVGSNIHPRVQNIQQALSRLRAVNGVNVIAESHWYETQPWGNRDQANFYNVSVALTTSLTPDELLDELHTIEQAGHRQRLIHWGPRTIDLDIIFWGDQQINTPVLTIPHAQAAKRNFVLLPTAEIARADPLVGPQVAQLIAANQDQSWIKKVRNVSELDD
- the folE gene encoding GTP cyclohydrolase I FolE, giving the protein MIDEKNQAKIEHAVREILSAVGEDPDRPGLVETPARVARMYAEVFATKTAAPFDNYKLFKVENPTEMVLLKDIPFYSMCEHHLLPFFGTVQVAYVPQHEQVIGLSKIPRLIDYCSQQPNVQERLTVSIATELQRILDPAGIAVSITARHMCMEMRGVSKPGVHTESSYYSGQFKTDLDLKREFLQRIAK
- a CDS encoding bifunctional folylpolyglutamate synthase/dihydrofolate synthase, encoding MDAAAIEQRYQDLLSQLNQAMLANNHQRVPLLRRIMAHLGHPDHYYHVIHIAGTNGKGSTGAMLASILWAQGYQVGRFSSPAINDAREQLQCNGTWISPAEFIDTYDEILPVLQNMGLDANDVSIFEWFFLISVVWFRNQDVQWAVIEAGLGGLYDATNALASPQLTVFTKIALDHTAILGPTITAIAQNKSKIIKPHTTVVTLNDQYSEALAVLQTEALNQGVRLVTAKHAQLTVTEQTLTQTVVDAHSQLFDWTQLTVGLSGTYQLQNLRLVLTVVAVLQQQQVNLTNGAIRRGLQHVNLPGRLTVLQEQPLIIADGAHNPDGITALVTSIKQLLADRQLIWVVGVLQDKAYPKMLAKILPAAEILITNTPANPERALSATKLAQTATNLLTPAFMAATNLAQLPTILTATTITDALAQAKQQATANSAIIVTGSFYVIRELQQAGWPGLGQ
- a CDS encoding non-canonical purine NTP pyrophosphatase; translation: MMNTWLIASNNEGKSRDLIACLDYYGLTARQYLSRYPRLTFPTETTTSYSDNAVAKARFGAQQLGVPVIADDSGLEIPALPDLLGVTTARDLGVAVGGSDRNQAILAALRDVPSAQRRAVMRATLAAAWPDGRIVVVQAAVAGYIAQSQIGRYSGGFDHIFWLSRYGKTLAELPTTWRIPLTHRGQAALKLITKL
- a CDS encoding CvpA family protein, with the protein product MIFTIVILILLASAIFRGFHRGFVIEMLHLIGTVVVLLFARLLYQPFGTMISNFLANLHLIDASVVSTLIINLVAFFVLISLGWSVIRLLGRVSRSITWLPVIKQVNSVAGGVVSFVVTYLVIFVALSLANLVNTNFIQTQMAHSPLATYIVKQTPGLTSHYLSNLIKFNDGTTADS
- the folB gene encoding dihydroneopterin aldolase; protein product: MGMIRINNLRFHTFNGVLPEERRNGQQLGLDIAIKYPIETKVQHDDVHETINYAVVRNVVDDFVTTHSYKLIESLANHLLQALLTSFPTVDAINIKIRKYSVPMPGIFDNVEIEVEGTPDGK